In one Paramisgurnus dabryanus chromosome 21, PD_genome_1.1, whole genome shotgun sequence genomic region, the following are encoded:
- the ccn1 gene encoding CCN family member 1, with protein sequence MFTWALLFVVIAHFNAALASCPAECSCPTEVPRCAPGVSLVSVGCDCCKVCARQLNEDCSRTEPCDHTKGLECNFGASHGATRGICRAKSEGRPCEYNSRIYQNGESFQPNCKHQCTCIDGAVGCIPLCPQELSLPTLGCANPRLVKVPGQCCEEWVCDDGKQREAFDKLFGNKHTLDDSESDLTNRNELISIVNAGLKSLPAFRSQPESRTFEKCIVQTTPWSQCSKTCGTGISTRVTNDNVDCKLMKETRICEIRPCSQSPYTSLKKGKKCNRTKKTMQSVKFTYAGCSSLKKYRPRYCGSCVDGRCCSPQQTRTIRVKFRCEDGETFNKNVMMIESCKCTYNCSHGNEASYPFYRLFNDIHKFRD encoded by the exons ATGTTTACTTGGGCTCTTCTGTTCGTCGTTATTGCGCACTTTAATGCG GCTCTAGCCAGCTGCCCGGCGGAGTGCTCGTGCCCCACTGAGGTGCCCAGATGTGCGCCTGGAGTCAGTCTGGTGTCAGTTGGCTGCGACTGCTGCAAAGTTTGTGCCAGACAGCTGAACGAGGACTGCAGCAGGACAGAGCCTTGCGACCACACCAAGGGCCTGGAGTGCAACTTTGGGGCCAGCCACGGGGCCACCAGAGGCATCTGCCGAG CCAAATCAGAGGGCAGGCCGTGCGAATACAATAGCAGGATCTATCAGAACGGAGAGAGTTTCCAGCCAAACTGTAAGCACCAGTGCACATGCATCGATGGGGCGGTGGGTTGCATTCCACTGTGCCCGCAGGAGCTTTCCCTGCCCACGCTGGGCTGTGCCAACCCCAGACTGGTCAAAGTGCCAGGCCAGTGCTGTGAGGAATGGGTCTGCGATGATGGAAAGCAAAGGGAAGCCTTCGACAAGCTGTTTGGCAACAAGCATACGTTGGACGACTCCGAGAGCGACCTGACCAACAGAAACGAGCTCATCTCCATTGTCAACGCTGGCCTGAAATCTCTACCTG CTTTCCGATCGCAGCCAGAATCACGCACTTTCGAGAAGTGCATCGTCCAGACCACACCCTGGTCACAGTGCTCCAAGACCTGCGGGACCGGAATCTCCACCAGAGTAACCAATGACAACGTCGACTGCAAGCTAATGAAGGAGACCAGGATCTGCGAAATTCGCCCTTGCAGCCAGTCACCGTACACGAGCCTCAAG AAAGGAAAGAAGTGCAACCGTACCAAAAAGACAATGCAGTCGGTGAAGTTCACCTACGCCGGGTGCTCCAGCCTAAAAAAGTACCGCCCCAGGTACTGCGGTTCCTGCGTGGACGGCCGCTGCTGCAGCCCGCAGCAGACCCGCACCATCCGCGTCAAGTTCCGCTGCGAAGACGGCGAGACCTTCAACAAGAACGTCATGATGATCGAGTCCTGCAAGTGCACTTACaactgttcccatggcaacgaaGCCTCCTACCCCTTCTACAGACTCTTCAACGACATCCACAAGTTCAGAGACTGA